A region from the Meiothermus sp. Pnk-1 genome encodes:
- the sdhC gene encoding succinate dehydrogenase, cytochrome b556 subunit codes for MYRGREGQWAFFLHRLSGIALMFWLLLHTLNISSAMWGPEVSNRLMRFFHIPIFQVGLLLVTAAALYHAFNGLRIILMDFTSWGVKYQKELWYGVLFLCIAAAIPGLIITVPRIIAAATKHGG; via the coding sequence ATGTATCGTGGTAGGGAAGGGCAGTGGGCTTTTTTTCTCCACCGGCTCTCGGGCATCGCGCTGATGTTTTGGCTGCTGCTGCATACCCTGAACATCTCCTCGGCGATGTGGGGGCCGGAGGTATCGAACCGCCTGATGCGGTTTTTTCATATTCCGATTTTTCAAGTCGGGCTCTTGCTGGTGACGGCGGCGGCCCTCTATCACGCTTTTAATGGGCTGCGCATCATCCTGATGGACTTCACCAGCTGGGGGGTCAAGTACCAGAAAGAGCTGTGGTACGGGGTGCTCTTTCTGTGCATAGCCGCTGCTATTCCGGGTCTCATCATCACCGTGCCGCGCATCATCGCCGCCGCAACCAAACACGGAGGGTAA
- the sdhA gene encoding succinate dehydrogenase flavoprotein subunit translates to MAHQHDVIVVGAGGSGLTSALYAAQGGVDVAVVTKLYPTRSHTGAAQGGIGAALGNVEEDHWEWHMFDTIKGGDYLTDQDAAEIFAKEVIEAVIELEHMGLPFDRLPSGKIAQRRFGGHTKEYGKAAVHRAAHAADRTGHMILQTLYQQCVKHNITFYNEFHVLDVILEDGVAKGLIAYELATGEVHTFKAKAIVIASGGYGRAWKVTSNAYTLTGDLQAILYRKGLPLEDMEFYQFHPTGLFPLGILLTEGARGEGGILRNASGERFMERYAPTIKDLAPRDMVARAMYLEVREGRGVGPRKDHVLLDLTHLPPETIHKKLPDISEFAQIYLGVDPTKEPVPVMPTAHYAMGGIPTTLWGEVIADERNTVIPGLYAAGEVACVSLHGANRLGTNSLGDLVVFGRRAGTAAAKFAKTAEFYDLSPDVSGPARERLERLRNQNGKESVASLRAALQQTMQDYASVFRTEELLAKGVEELKELFERYQHIGVQDKGERYNTELVEAIELGYLLEVSEATVHSALNRRESRGAHAREDYPERDDKNWLKHTLVFKQGDGKVCFRYKPVVLGKFEPKARTY, encoded by the coding sequence ATGGCGCACCAACATGACGTGATTGTAGTGGGGGCGGGTGGATCGGGCCTCACCTCGGCTTTGTACGCGGCCCAGGGGGGGGTGGATGTGGCCGTCGTCACCAAGCTTTACCCAACCCGTTCGCATACCGGGGCAGCCCAAGGCGGAATCGGCGCGGCCTTAGGCAACGTCGAGGAGGACCATTGGGAATGGCACATGTTCGACACCATCAAGGGTGGCGACTACCTCACCGACCAGGACGCCGCGGAGATCTTTGCCAAGGAGGTGATCGAGGCGGTGATCGAGCTCGAGCACATGGGCTTGCCCTTTGACCGCCTGCCCTCGGGCAAGATCGCCCAGCGGCGCTTCGGCGGGCACACCAAGGAGTACGGCAAGGCCGCCGTGCACCGCGCCGCTCACGCCGCTGACCGCACCGGGCACATGATCCTCCAGACCCTTTACCAGCAGTGCGTCAAACACAACATCACCTTCTACAACGAATTCCACGTGCTGGACGTGATCCTCGAGGATGGGGTGGCCAAGGGCCTGATCGCCTACGAACTGGCCACCGGGGAGGTCCACACCTTCAAAGCCAAGGCCATCGTGATCGCCTCAGGCGGCTACGGACGGGCTTGGAAGGTCACCAGCAACGCGTACACCCTCACCGGGGACCTACAGGCGATCCTCTACCGCAAAGGGCTGCCCTTGGAGGACATGGAGTTCTACCAGTTCCACCCCACCGGTCTCTTCCCTCTGGGTATTCTCCTCACCGAGGGGGCCCGCGGCGAGGGAGGCATCTTGCGCAACGCCTCCGGCGAGCGCTTTATGGAGCGTTATGCCCCCACCATCAAGGACTTGGCCCCGCGGGACATGGTGGCCCGGGCCATGTACCTCGAGGTACGCGAGGGGCGTGGAGTCGGCCCCCGCAAAGACCACGTGCTCTTAGACCTCACCCACCTGCCCCCGGAGACCATCCACAAAAAGCTCCCCGACATCTCCGAGTTCGCCCAGATCTATCTCGGGGTGGACCCCACTAAAGAACCCGTGCCGGTGATGCCTACCGCCCACTACGCGATGGGGGGTATCCCCACCACGCTATGGGGTGAAGTCATCGCCGACGAGCGCAACACCGTTATCCCCGGTCTGTATGCGGCGGGGGAGGTGGCCTGCGTAAGCCTGCACGGCGCCAACCGCTTGGGCACCAACTCCTTGGGCGACCTGGTGGTGTTCGGGCGGCGAGCGGGGACGGCGGCGGCCAAGTTCGCCAAGACCGCCGAGTTCTACGACCTATCGCCCGATGTTTCCGGGCCCGCTAGGGAGCGGCTGGAGCGGCTGCGCAACCAAAACGGCAAGGAGTCGGTGGCTTCGCTGCGCGCTGCGCTGCAGCAAACCATGCAGGATTACGCTTCGGTGTTCCGCACGGAAGAGTTGCTGGCCAAGGGGGTCGAGGAGCTCAAGGAGCTGTTCGAGCGCTATCAGCACATCGGGGTGCAGGACAAAGGGGAGCGGTACAATACCGAGCTGGTCGAGGCCATCGAGCTCGGGTACCTGCTCGAGGTCAGCGAAGCCACCGTTCACTCCGCCCTCAACCGCCGGGAGAGCCGGGGGGCTCATGCCCGCGAGGACTACCCTGAGCGCGACGATAAGAACTGGCTCAAGCACACTTTGGTTTTCAAACAGGGCGACGGAAAGGTCTGCTTCCGCTACAAACCGGTGGTGTTGGGCAAGTTCGAGCCCAAGGCGAGGACATACTAA
- a CDS encoding succinate dehydrogenase iron-sulfur subunit produces the protein MQVTLRILRYDPNKDAKPHWETYQVESEPMDRVLDLLHKVKYFTDGSLAFRRSCGHGICGSDAMVINGKNRLACKSLVKDLGPSISVEPIRGLPVEKDLVVDMDPFFAAYRAVKPYLINDEPPPERERLQSPAEREIFDASTKCILCAACTTSCPVFWVNGTYIGPAAIVQAHRFIFDSRDRGARERFQALGASTGVWRCRTAYNCTEACPREIPVTQAIEEVKRAILFDKF, from the coding sequence ATGCAAGTAACCCTCAGAATCCTGCGCTACGACCCCAACAAGGATGCCAAGCCGCACTGGGAGACCTACCAGGTCGAATCTGAGCCCATGGACCGGGTGCTGGACTTGCTGCACAAGGTCAAGTACTTCACCGACGGCAGCTTGGCTTTCCGCCGTAGCTGTGGTCACGGCATCTGCGGCTCGGACGCGATGGTGATCAATGGCAAGAACCGTCTGGCCTGTAAATCCCTGGTCAAAGACTTGGGGCCCAGCATCAGCGTGGAACCAATTCGCGGGTTGCCGGTGGAGAAGGATCTGGTAGTGGACATGGATCCTTTCTTTGCCGCGTACCGGGCGGTGAAGCCTTACCTCATCAACGATGAGCCTCCGCCTGAGCGGGAGCGGCTGCAAAGCCCTGCCGAGCGCGAGATTTTCGACGCCTCCACCAAGTGCATTCTCTGTGCGGCCTGTACCACTAGCTGTCCGGTGTTCTGGGTCAACGGCACCTACATCGGCCCGGCGGCCATCGTGCAGGCCCACCGCTTTATCTTCGATAGCCGGGACAGGGGCGCCCGCGAGCGCTTTCAAGCGCTAGGGGCCAGCACCGGGGTATGGCGCTGCCGCACCGCCTACAACTGCACCGAGGCCTGTCCGCGCGAGATCCCGGTAACTCAAGCCATCGAAGAGGTGAAGCGGGCGATTCTCTTCGACAAGTTTTGA
- a CDS encoding dynamin family protein — MLDAKTLALAQDVRALLARALEAISRTAIDPMPIRQALSDLEGPFMLVVTGEFNSGKSSLINALLGAELLKEGVTPTTDRIHLLTYGEQAKLEPQGPDLTLIYLPHELLKDLRMVDTPGTNAILKHHQVLTERFLPRADLILFVTSADRPFTQSEAEFLQLIKAWGKKIVLLVNKLDLLSPHEQKEVLEYVRQSAGQTLGQSVPVFGLSARRAKQGEKQGSGLADLEAHIRKVLTNESAKIKLGSPLGVLLKLVGEAKPELEQKLAENRKQLATCSELEALLARHVERTRRDFDGQIALALQVLDEVRERGERWLDETVRLSRILELINASRIQDSFMREVAQNSNQVLERSVQQSLHWLARKNQELLEDALALLREAPGILPGRENGEASVEQAIHKALERYRPDDEAVALREEIQLALQQTALASLGGVGLGAGLVLVLQSLAADITGIVAGLVAAILGLSILPRRKDRAKSRLRERLGEVGSSLEAALEQALRVELERSAERFRALYRPVCSGLEATRERLNRQIQELEELEREALRLRERL; from the coding sequence ATGCTAGACGCCAAAACGCTTGCTCTGGCACAGGATGTCCGCGCCCTTCTGGCCAGAGCTCTCGAGGCCATCTCGCGTACCGCGATTGATCCGATGCCCATTCGTCAAGCGCTTTCTGACCTCGAGGGGCCATTTATGCTGGTGGTTACCGGGGAGTTCAACAGCGGGAAGTCGAGCCTTATCAACGCGCTTTTGGGCGCGGAGCTGCTCAAAGAAGGGGTCACGCCGACCACGGATCGGATCCATCTCCTCACCTACGGGGAACAAGCCAAGCTCGAACCGCAAGGCCCGGATCTCACGCTGATCTACCTGCCGCACGAGCTTCTCAAGGATCTGCGGATGGTGGATACCCCCGGCACCAACGCCATCCTCAAGCACCATCAGGTGCTCACCGAACGCTTTTTGCCCCGCGCCGACCTGATCCTCTTTGTCACCAGCGCGGATCGCCCCTTCACCCAGTCCGAGGCGGAGTTTTTGCAGCTGATCAAGGCTTGGGGCAAGAAAATCGTGCTGCTCGTCAACAAGCTCGATCTGCTCTCCCCCCACGAGCAGAAAGAGGTGCTCGAGTACGTGCGCCAGAGCGCGGGGCAAACCCTGGGCCAGAGCGTCCCGGTCTTTGGCCTTTCTGCGCGGCGGGCCAAGCAAGGGGAAAAGCAAGGCAGCGGTCTGGCCGACCTCGAGGCCCATATCCGCAAGGTGCTCACCAACGAATCGGCCAAGATCAAGCTGGGTTCGCCGCTGGGGGTGCTGCTCAAGCTGGTGGGTGAGGCCAAGCCGGAGCTCGAGCAAAAGTTGGCGGAAAATCGCAAGCAGCTTGCGACCTGCAGCGAACTCGAGGCCCTTTTAGCGCGCCATGTGGAGCGCACCCGGCGAGATTTTGACGGGCAGATCGCGCTCGCCCTACAAGTCCTCGACGAGGTGCGCGAACGCGGGGAACGCTGGCTCGACGAGACCGTGCGGCTTTCGCGCATCCTCGAGCTGATAAACGCCAGCCGCATCCAGGACTCCTTCATGCGCGAGGTGGCGCAAAACAGCAACCAGGTTTTGGAGCGCAGCGTGCAGCAATCCCTGCACTGGCTGGCCAGGAAAAATCAGGAACTGCTCGAGGACGCCTTGGCGCTCCTGCGCGAAGCACCGGGAATCCTGCCGGGTCGCGAAAACGGCGAGGCGAGCGTGGAACAAGCCATTCACAAGGCACTCGAGCGTTACCGCCCGGACGACGAGGCGGTAGCGCTGCGTGAAGAGATCCAGCTGGCCCTGCAACAAACCGCCCTGGCCAGCCTGGGCGGGGTCGGGCTAGGCGCGGGGCTGGTGCTCGTTCTGCAAAGCCTAGCCGCCGACATCACCGGGATAGTGGCTGGCTTGGTGGCGGCTATCCTTGGCCTGTCGATACTGCCTCGCCGTAAGGACCGGGCCAAAAGCCGCTTGCGCGAGCGGCTCGGTGAGGTGGGCTCGAGCCTGGAAGCCGCGCTCGAGCAGGCCCTGCGGGTGGAACTCGAGCGCTCCGCCGAACGTTTCCGGGCCCTCTACCGCCCCGTTTGCAGCGGGCTCGAGGCGACCCGGGAACGGCTAAATCGGCAGATCCAAGAACTCGAGGAGCTCGAGCGCGAAGCCCTACGCCTGCGCGAACGCTTGTAG
- a CDS encoding succinate dehydrogenase hydrophobic membrane anchor subunit yields the protein MAIRARRYQEAKAQAGTNLELAWWVFMRLSGLVLVFLVLGHIYMNFVLVDVNTINYDYVARRLSNTTWKIYDLVILGLALLHGLNGTRYVMDDWIKDPRWRFLTKAVVYSLGVLVFLVGSISLLNHDFSR from the coding sequence ATGGCCATCCGCGCTCGCCGTTATCAGGAGGCCAAGGCACAAGCCGGAACCAACCTCGAGCTGGCCTGGTGGGTCTTCATGCGCCTTTCGGGGCTGGTGCTGGTGTTCTTGGTCCTTGGGCACATCTACATGAACTTCGTGCTGGTCGATGTCAACACCATCAACTATGACTACGTGGCCCGAAGATTGTCCAACACCACCTGGAAGATCTACGATCTGGTGATTTTAGGCCTGGCCCTGCTCCATGGGCTCAACGGCACCCGGTACGTGATGGACGACTGGATCAAAGATCCGAGGTGGCGGTTTCTTACCAAGGCGGTCGTCTACAGCCTGGGGGTGTTGGTCTTCCTGGTCGGGAGCATCTCGCTCCTCAATCACGATTTTTCGAGGTAA